One window of the Piliocolobus tephrosceles isolate RC106 chromosome 17, ASM277652v3, whole genome shotgun sequence genome contains the following:
- the CDK10 gene encoding cyclin-dependent kinase 10 isoform X6 yields MDKEKDGIPISSLREITLLLRLRHPNIVELKEVVVGNHLESIFLVMGYCEQDLASLLENMPTPFSEAQVKCIVLQVLRGLQYLHRNFIIHRDLKVSNLLMTDKGCVKTADFGLARAYGVPVKPMTPKVVTLWYRAPELLLGTTTQTTSIDMWAVGCILAELLAHKPLLPGTSEIHQIDLIVQLLGTPSENIWPGFSKLPLVGQYSLRKQPYNNLKHKFPWLSEAGLRLLHFLFMYDPKKRATAGDCLESSYFKEKPLPCEPELMPTFPHHRNKRAAAATSEGQSKRCKP; encoded by the exons ATGGACAAGGAGAAGGATG GCATCCCCATTAGCAGCCTGCGGGAGATCACGCTGCTGCTCCGCCTGCGTCACCCCAACATCGTGGAGCTGAAGGAGGTGGTTGTGGGGAACCACCTGGAGAG CATCTTCCTGGTGATGGGTTACTGTGAGCAGGACCTGGCCAGCCTCCTGGAGAATATGCCAACACCCTTCTCGGAGGCCCAA GTCAAGTGCATCGTGCTGCAGGTGCTACGGGGCCTCCAGTATCTGCACAGGAACTTTATCATCCACAG GGACCTGAAGGTTTCCAACTTGCTCATGACTGACAAGGGCTGTGTGAAGACAG CGGATTTCGGCTTGGCCCGGGCCTACGGTGTCCCAGTAAAGCCAATGACCCCCAAGGTGGTCACTCTCTG GTACCGAGCCCCCGAACTGCTGTTGGGAACCACCACGCAGACCACCAGCATTGACATGTG GGCCGTAGGCTGCATCCTGGCCGAGCTGCTGGCCCACAAGCCCCTGCTCCCTGGCACTTCCGAGATCCACCAGATCGACTTGATCGTGCAGCTGCTGGGGACACCCAGTGAGAACATCTGGCCG GGCTTTTCCAAGCTGCCGCTGGTCGGCCAGTACAGCCTCCGGAAGCAGCCCTACAACAACCTGAAGCACAAATTCCCGTGGCTGTCGGAGGCCGGTCTGCGTCTGCTGCACTTCCTGTTCATGTACGACCCCAAGAAAAG GGCAACGGCCGGGGACTGTCTGGAGAGCTCCTACTTCAAGGAGAAACCCCTAC CCTGTGAGCCGGAGCTCATGCCCACCTTTCCCCATCACCGCAACAAGCGGGCCGCCGCGGCCACCTCTGAAGGCCAGAGCAAGCGCTGTAAACCCTGA
- the CDK10 gene encoding cyclin-dependent kinase 10 isoform X1: MAEPDLESEQIRLKCIRKEGFFTVPPEHRLPNFHTGNTLLFQLGRCRSVKEFEKLNRIGEGTYGIVYRARDTQTDEIVALKKVRMDKEKDGIPISSLREITLLLRLRHPNIVELKEVVVGNHLESIFLVMGYCEQDLASLLENMPTPFSEAQVKCIVLQVLRGLQYLHRNFIIHRDLKVSNLLMTDKGCVKTADFGLARAYGVPVKPMTPKVVTLWYRAPELLLGTTTQTTSIDMWAVGCILAELLAHKPLLPGTSEIHQIDLIVQLLGTPSENIWPGFSKLPLVGQYSLRKQPYNNLKHKFPWLSEAGLRLLHFLFMYDPKKRATAGDCLESSYFKEKPLPCEPELMPTFPHHRNKRAAAATSEGQSKRCKP; the protein is encoded by the exons CTACCAAATTTCCACACTGGCAACACCCTTCTTTTTCAGCTGGGACGATGCCGGAGTGTGAAGGAGTTTGAGAAGCTGAACCGCATTGGAGAGGGTACCTACGGCATTGTGT ATCGGGCCCGGGACACCCAGACAGATGAGATTGTCGCGCTGAAGAAGGTACGGATGGACAAGGAGAAGGATG GCATCCCCATTAGCAGCCTGCGGGAGATCACGCTGCTGCTCCGCCTGCGTCACCCCAACATCGTGGAGCTGAAGGAGGTGGTTGTGGGGAACCACCTGGAGAG CATCTTCCTGGTGATGGGTTACTGTGAGCAGGACCTGGCCAGCCTCCTGGAGAATATGCCAACACCCTTCTCGGAGGCCCAA GTCAAGTGCATCGTGCTGCAGGTGCTACGGGGCCTCCAGTATCTGCACAGGAACTTTATCATCCACAG GGACCTGAAGGTTTCCAACTTGCTCATGACTGACAAGGGCTGTGTGAAGACAG CGGATTTCGGCTTGGCCCGGGCCTACGGTGTCCCAGTAAAGCCAATGACCCCCAAGGTGGTCACTCTCTG GTACCGAGCCCCCGAACTGCTGTTGGGAACCACCACGCAGACCACCAGCATTGACATGTG GGCCGTAGGCTGCATCCTGGCCGAGCTGCTGGCCCACAAGCCCCTGCTCCCTGGCACTTCCGAGATCCACCAGATCGACTTGATCGTGCAGCTGCTGGGGACACCCAGTGAGAACATCTGGCCG GGCTTTTCCAAGCTGCCGCTGGTCGGCCAGTACAGCCTCCGGAAGCAGCCCTACAACAACCTGAAGCACAAATTCCCGTGGCTGTCGGAGGCCGGTCTGCGTCTGCTGCACTTCCTGTTCATGTACGACCCCAAGAAAAG GGCAACGGCCGGGGACTGTCTGGAGAGCTCCTACTTCAAGGAGAAACCCCTAC CCTGTGAGCCGGAGCTCATGCCCACCTTTCCCCATCACCGCAACAAGCGGGCCGCCGCGGCCACCTCTGAAGGCCAGAGCAAGCGCTGTAAACCCTGA
- the CDK10 gene encoding cyclin-dependent kinase 10 isoform X3: protein MAEPDLESEQIRLKCIRKEGFFTVPPEHRLGRCRSVKEFEKLNRIGEGTYGIVYRARDTQTDEIVALKKVRMDKEKDGIPISSLREITLLLRLRHPNIVELKEVVVGNHLESIFLVMGYCEQDLASLLENMPTPFSEAQVKCIVLQVLRGLQYLHRNFIIHRDLKVSNLLMTDKGCVKTADFGLARAYGVPVKPMTPKVVTLWYRAPELLLGTTTQTTSIDMWAVGCILAELLAHKPLLPGTSEIHQIDLIVQLLGTPSENIWPGFSKLPLVGQYSLRKQPYNNLKHKFPWLSEAGLRLLHFLFMYDPKKRATAGDCLESSYFKEKPLPCEPELMPTFPHHRNKRAAAATSEGQSKRCKP, encoded by the exons CTGGGACGATGCCGGAGTGTGAAGGAGTTTGAGAAGCTGAACCGCATTGGAGAGGGTACCTACGGCATTGTGT ATCGGGCCCGGGACACCCAGACAGATGAGATTGTCGCGCTGAAGAAGGTACGGATGGACAAGGAGAAGGATG GCATCCCCATTAGCAGCCTGCGGGAGATCACGCTGCTGCTCCGCCTGCGTCACCCCAACATCGTGGAGCTGAAGGAGGTGGTTGTGGGGAACCACCTGGAGAG CATCTTCCTGGTGATGGGTTACTGTGAGCAGGACCTGGCCAGCCTCCTGGAGAATATGCCAACACCCTTCTCGGAGGCCCAA GTCAAGTGCATCGTGCTGCAGGTGCTACGGGGCCTCCAGTATCTGCACAGGAACTTTATCATCCACAG GGACCTGAAGGTTTCCAACTTGCTCATGACTGACAAGGGCTGTGTGAAGACAG CGGATTTCGGCTTGGCCCGGGCCTACGGTGTCCCAGTAAAGCCAATGACCCCCAAGGTGGTCACTCTCTG GTACCGAGCCCCCGAACTGCTGTTGGGAACCACCACGCAGACCACCAGCATTGACATGTG GGCCGTAGGCTGCATCCTGGCCGAGCTGCTGGCCCACAAGCCCCTGCTCCCTGGCACTTCCGAGATCCACCAGATCGACTTGATCGTGCAGCTGCTGGGGACACCCAGTGAGAACATCTGGCCG GGCTTTTCCAAGCTGCCGCTGGTCGGCCAGTACAGCCTCCGGAAGCAGCCCTACAACAACCTGAAGCACAAATTCCCGTGGCTGTCGGAGGCCGGTCTGCGTCTGCTGCACTTCCTGTTCATGTACGACCCCAAGAAAAG GGCAACGGCCGGGGACTGTCTGGAGAGCTCCTACTTCAAGGAGAAACCCCTAC CCTGTGAGCCGGAGCTCATGCCCACCTTTCCCCATCACCGCAACAAGCGGGCCGCCGCGGCCACCTCTGAAGGCCAGAGCAAGCGCTGTAAACCCTGA
- the CDK10 gene encoding cyclin-dependent kinase 10 isoform X5, producing MAEPDLESEQIRLKCIRKEGFFTVPPEHRLPNFHTGNTLLFQLGRCRSVKEFEKLNRIGEGTYGIVYRARDTQTDEIVALKKVRMDKEKDGIPISSLREITLLLRLRHPNIVELKEVVVGNHLESIFLVMGYCEQDLASLLENMPTPFSEAQVKCIVLQVLRGLQYLHRNFIIHRDLKVSNLLMTDKGCVKTADFGLARAYGVPVKPMTPKVVTLWYRAPELLLGTTTQTTSIDMWAVGCILAELLAHKPLLPGTSEIHQIDLIVQLLGTPSENIWPGNGRGLSGELLLQGETPTL from the exons CTACCAAATTTCCACACTGGCAACACCCTTCTTTTTCAGCTGGGACGATGCCGGAGTGTGAAGGAGTTTGAGAAGCTGAACCGCATTGGAGAGGGTACCTACGGCATTGTGT ATCGGGCCCGGGACACCCAGACAGATGAGATTGTCGCGCTGAAGAAGGTACGGATGGACAAGGAGAAGGATG GCATCCCCATTAGCAGCCTGCGGGAGATCACGCTGCTGCTCCGCCTGCGTCACCCCAACATCGTGGAGCTGAAGGAGGTGGTTGTGGGGAACCACCTGGAGAG CATCTTCCTGGTGATGGGTTACTGTGAGCAGGACCTGGCCAGCCTCCTGGAGAATATGCCAACACCCTTCTCGGAGGCCCAA GTCAAGTGCATCGTGCTGCAGGTGCTACGGGGCCTCCAGTATCTGCACAGGAACTTTATCATCCACAG GGACCTGAAGGTTTCCAACTTGCTCATGACTGACAAGGGCTGTGTGAAGACAG CGGATTTCGGCTTGGCCCGGGCCTACGGTGTCCCAGTAAAGCCAATGACCCCCAAGGTGGTCACTCTCTG GTACCGAGCCCCCGAACTGCTGTTGGGAACCACCACGCAGACCACCAGCATTGACATGTG GGCCGTAGGCTGCATCCTGGCCGAGCTGCTGGCCCACAAGCCCCTGCTCCCTGGCACTTCCGAGATCCACCAGATCGACTTGATCGTGCAGCTGCTGGGGACACCCAGTGAGAACATCTGGCCG GGCAACGGCCGGGGACTGTCTGGAGAGCTCCTACTTCAAGGAGAAACCCCTAC CCTGTGA
- the SPATA2L gene encoding spermatogenesis-associated protein 2-like protein gives MGSSSLSEDYRLCLERELRRGRAGVCGDPSLRAVLWQILVEDFDLHGALQDDALALFTDGLWGRADLAPALRGLARAFELLELAAVHLYLLPWRKEFTTIKTFSGGYVHVLKGVLSDDLLLKSFQKMGYVRRDSHRLMVTALPPACQLVQVALGCFALRLECEILGEVLAQLGTSVLPAEELLQARRASGDVASCVAWLQQRLAQDEEPPPLPPRGSPAAYRAPLDLYRDLQEDEGSEDASLYEEPSPGPDSPSAEVAYRPPLWEQSAKLWGTGGRTWEPPAEELPQASSPPYGALEEGLEPEPSAFSFLSLHRELSRPGDLATPESSAGASPRRIRAEGVPASAYRSVSEPPGYQAHSCLSPGALPTLCCDTCRQLHAAHCAALPACRPGHSLRVLLGDAQRRLWLQRAQMDTLLYSSPGARP, from the exons ATGGGCAGCAGCTCGCTGTCCGAGGACTACCGCCTGTGCCTGGAGCGCGAGCTGCGACGGGGCCGCGCGGGCGTGTGCGGGGACCCCTCGCTGCGCGCGGTGCTCTGGCAGATCCTGGTGGAGGACTTCGACCTGCACGGGGCGCTGCAGGACGACGCGCTGGCGCTGTTCACCGACGGGCTGTGGGGCCGCGCCGACCTGGCGCCCGCGCTACGCGGCCTGGCCCGCGCCTTCGAGCTGCTGGAACTCGCCGCAGTGCACCTGTACCTGCTGCCCTGGAGGAAGGAGTTCACCACCATCAAG ACATTCTCCGGGGGCTACGTGCACGTGCTGAAGGGTGTGCTCTCAGATGACCTCCTCCTGAAGAGCTTCCAGAAGATGGGCTACGTGCGCAGGGACAGCCACCGGCTCATGGTGACCGCCCTGCCCCCCGCCTGCCAGCTGGTGCAGGTGGCCCTGGGCTGCTTCGCTCTCCGGCTGGAGTGTGAAATCCTGGGCGAGGTGCTGGCCCAGCTGGGCACCAGTGTACTACCAGCTGAGGAGCTGCTGCAGGCACGGCGTGCCAGCGGGGACGTGGCCTCCTGTGTGGCCTGGCTGCAGCAGCGGCTGGCCCAGGATGAGGAGCCTCCACCCCTGCCCCCCCGAGGCTCCCCTGCTGCTTACAGGGCCCCACTGGACTTGTATCGGGACCTGCAGGAGGACGAGGGGTCGGAGGACGCCAGCCTGTATGAGGAGCCGTCACCAGGCCCTGACTCACCCTCGGCGGAGGTGGCCTACAGGCCACCACTGTGGGAGCAGAGTGCCAAACTATGGGGCACTGGGGGCCGGACCTGGGAGCCCCCAGCTGAGGAGCTGCCGCAGGCCAGCAGCCCACCCTATGGGGCCTTGGAGGAGGGGCTAGAACCAGAACCCTccgccttctccttcctctctctgcacCGTGAGCTGAGTAGGCCTGGCGACCTGGCCACCCCTGAAAGCTCTGCAGGGGCCAGCCCGAGGCGTATTCGGGCAGAGGGGGTACCAGCCTCAGCCTACAGGTCTGTCTCTGAGCCCCCAGGCTACCAGGCACACAGCTGCCTGTCCCCTGGCGCCCTGCCCACCCTCTGCTGTGACACCTGTCGCCAGCTGCATGCTGCCCACTGTgcagccctgcctgcctgccgCCCGGGCCACTCGCTGCGTGTGCTGCTTGGCGACGCCCAGCGGCGCTTGTGGCTGCAGCGTGCACAGATGGACACTCTGCTCTACAGCAGTCCTGGAGCCCGGCCCTAG
- the CDK10 gene encoding cyclin-dependent kinase 10 isoform X2: protein MAEPDLESEQIRLKCIRKEGFFTVPPEHRLPNFHTGNTLLFQLGRCRSVKEFEKLNRIGEDRARDTQTDEIVALKKVRMDKEKDGIPISSLREITLLLRLRHPNIVELKEVVVGNHLESIFLVMGYCEQDLASLLENMPTPFSEAQVKCIVLQVLRGLQYLHRNFIIHRDLKVSNLLMTDKGCVKTADFGLARAYGVPVKPMTPKVVTLWYRAPELLLGTTTQTTSIDMWAVGCILAELLAHKPLLPGTSEIHQIDLIVQLLGTPSENIWPGFSKLPLVGQYSLRKQPYNNLKHKFPWLSEAGLRLLHFLFMYDPKKRATAGDCLESSYFKEKPLPCEPELMPTFPHHRNKRAAAATSEGQSKRCKP, encoded by the exons CTACCAAATTTCCACACTGGCAACACCCTTCTTTTTCAGCTGGGACGATGCCGGAGTGTGAAGGAGTTTGAGAAGCTGAACCGCATTGGAGAGG ATCGGGCCCGGGACACCCAGACAGATGAGATTGTCGCGCTGAAGAAGGTACGGATGGACAAGGAGAAGGATG GCATCCCCATTAGCAGCCTGCGGGAGATCACGCTGCTGCTCCGCCTGCGTCACCCCAACATCGTGGAGCTGAAGGAGGTGGTTGTGGGGAACCACCTGGAGAG CATCTTCCTGGTGATGGGTTACTGTGAGCAGGACCTGGCCAGCCTCCTGGAGAATATGCCAACACCCTTCTCGGAGGCCCAA GTCAAGTGCATCGTGCTGCAGGTGCTACGGGGCCTCCAGTATCTGCACAGGAACTTTATCATCCACAG GGACCTGAAGGTTTCCAACTTGCTCATGACTGACAAGGGCTGTGTGAAGACAG CGGATTTCGGCTTGGCCCGGGCCTACGGTGTCCCAGTAAAGCCAATGACCCCCAAGGTGGTCACTCTCTG GTACCGAGCCCCCGAACTGCTGTTGGGAACCACCACGCAGACCACCAGCATTGACATGTG GGCCGTAGGCTGCATCCTGGCCGAGCTGCTGGCCCACAAGCCCCTGCTCCCTGGCACTTCCGAGATCCACCAGATCGACTTGATCGTGCAGCTGCTGGGGACACCCAGTGAGAACATCTGGCCG GGCTTTTCCAAGCTGCCGCTGGTCGGCCAGTACAGCCTCCGGAAGCAGCCCTACAACAACCTGAAGCACAAATTCCCGTGGCTGTCGGAGGCCGGTCTGCGTCTGCTGCACTTCCTGTTCATGTACGACCCCAAGAAAAG GGCAACGGCCGGGGACTGTCTGGAGAGCTCCTACTTCAAGGAGAAACCCCTAC CCTGTGAGCCGGAGCTCATGCCCACCTTTCCCCATCACCGCAACAAGCGGGCCGCCGCGGCCACCTCTGAAGGCCAGAGCAAGCGCTGTAAACCCTGA
- the CDK10 gene encoding cyclin-dependent kinase 10 isoform X4 — protein MAEPDLESEQIRLKCIRKEGFFTVPPEHRLGRCRSVKEFEKLNRIGEDRARDTQTDEIVALKKVRMDKEKDGIPISSLREITLLLRLRHPNIVELKEVVVGNHLESIFLVMGYCEQDLASLLENMPTPFSEAQVKCIVLQVLRGLQYLHRNFIIHRDLKVSNLLMTDKGCVKTADFGLARAYGVPVKPMTPKVVTLWYRAPELLLGTTTQTTSIDMWAVGCILAELLAHKPLLPGTSEIHQIDLIVQLLGTPSENIWPGFSKLPLVGQYSLRKQPYNNLKHKFPWLSEAGLRLLHFLFMYDPKKRATAGDCLESSYFKEKPLPCEPELMPTFPHHRNKRAAAATSEGQSKRCKP, from the exons CTGGGACGATGCCGGAGTGTGAAGGAGTTTGAGAAGCTGAACCGCATTGGAGAGG ATCGGGCCCGGGACACCCAGACAGATGAGATTGTCGCGCTGAAGAAGGTACGGATGGACAAGGAGAAGGATG GCATCCCCATTAGCAGCCTGCGGGAGATCACGCTGCTGCTCCGCCTGCGTCACCCCAACATCGTGGAGCTGAAGGAGGTGGTTGTGGGGAACCACCTGGAGAG CATCTTCCTGGTGATGGGTTACTGTGAGCAGGACCTGGCCAGCCTCCTGGAGAATATGCCAACACCCTTCTCGGAGGCCCAA GTCAAGTGCATCGTGCTGCAGGTGCTACGGGGCCTCCAGTATCTGCACAGGAACTTTATCATCCACAG GGACCTGAAGGTTTCCAACTTGCTCATGACTGACAAGGGCTGTGTGAAGACAG CGGATTTCGGCTTGGCCCGGGCCTACGGTGTCCCAGTAAAGCCAATGACCCCCAAGGTGGTCACTCTCTG GTACCGAGCCCCCGAACTGCTGTTGGGAACCACCACGCAGACCACCAGCATTGACATGTG GGCCGTAGGCTGCATCCTGGCCGAGCTGCTGGCCCACAAGCCCCTGCTCCCTGGCACTTCCGAGATCCACCAGATCGACTTGATCGTGCAGCTGCTGGGGACACCCAGTGAGAACATCTGGCCG GGCTTTTCCAAGCTGCCGCTGGTCGGCCAGTACAGCCTCCGGAAGCAGCCCTACAACAACCTGAAGCACAAATTCCCGTGGCTGTCGGAGGCCGGTCTGCGTCTGCTGCACTTCCTGTTCATGTACGACCCCAAGAAAAG GGCAACGGCCGGGGACTGTCTGGAGAGCTCCTACTTCAAGGAGAAACCCCTAC CCTGTGAGCCGGAGCTCATGCCCACCTTTCCCCATCACCGCAACAAGCGGGCCGCCGCGGCCACCTCTGAAGGCCAGAGCAAGCGCTGTAAACCCTGA